A single window of Triplophysa rosa linkage group LG2, Trosa_1v2, whole genome shotgun sequence DNA harbors:
- the LOC130550131 gene encoding globoside alpha-1,3-N-acetylgalactosaminyltransferase 1-like: protein MIRSAQNIHSFLFVLLGMILSGLIYVGYTSTWEKYRGQNECLKTEGYLGITKITTLVSTNMQQDVNLYSPQGLFYKQPIVVGTGGIVTLTPWLAPIVWEGTFDPQLIDSIYKQQNITIATTVFALGKYTQFLKTFLESAEQQYFVGFRVSYYIFTDKPEDVPVVKLGTERYLTVLKVPSSNRWQEITLRRMEKLEKLIESQLANEADYVFSLDVDTKFYGHWGAESLGRLVGVIHPGYYQTPREQFPYERRPKSQAFIPSAEGDYYYGGAVIGGFVKDVLQLAKTCRKQLDADAAISIEAVWQEESHLNKYFIYNKPSKVLSPEYLWQDFKAKTKEVKVIRFSQVNKNYAAVRPNP from the exons ATGATCCGATCAGCTCAAAATATTCATTCCTTTCTTTTTGTGTTGCTTGGCATGATACTAAGTGG GCTCATTTATGTGGGCTATACCTCTACCTGGGAAAA ATACAGAGGGCAAAACGAGTGCCTCAA AACAGAGGGTTACCTGGGAATCACTAAGATAACCACACTAGT CAGTACAAACATGCAGCAGGACGTCAATTTGTACTCGCCACAAGG GCTCTTTTACAAACAGCCCATTGTGGTGGG cacagGGGGCATTGTTACCTTGACACCATGGTTGGCCCCAATTGTATGGGAAGGAACTTTCGATCCCCAGCTAATTGATTCTATCTACAAGCAACAAAACATCACCATAGCTACTACAGTCTTCGCTCTTGGAAA ATACACGCAGTTTCTCAAAACATTCCTGGAGTCAGCAGAGCAGCAGTACTTTGTCGGATTCCGTGTGAGTTATTACATATTCACAGATAAACCCGAAGATGTTCCTGTAGTCAAGCTTGGCACTGAACGTTACCTAACAGTATTAAAAGTCCCTAGTTCTAACAGATGGCAGGAGATCACCTTGCGCAGGATGGAAAAGCTGGAGAAACTGATCGAGAGCCAATTGGCCAATGAAGCAGATTACGTTTTCAGCCTGGATGTAGATACAAAGTTCTATGGCCACTGGGGGGCAGAGTCTTTGGGTCGCCTCGTGGGCGTTATACACCCTGGTTACTATCAAACACCACGTGAACAATTCCCGTATGAACGCAGACCAAAATCACAGGCATTTATTCCCTCAGCAGAGGGCGATTATTATTATGGCGGAGCTGTGATCGGTGGCTTTGTTAAAGACGTGCTTCAGCTCGCTAAAACATGCAGGAAGCAACTAGACGCCGACGCGGCTATATCCATTGAGGCAGTGTGGCAGGAGGAATCACACTTGAACAAATACTTCATTTATAACAAACCCAGTAAGGTGCTCTCACCTGAGTACCTGTGGCAGGATTTCAAAGCGAAAACAAAAGAGGTCAAAGTCATTCGATTCTCTCAGgttaataaaaactatgctgCAGTTCGCCCAAACCCGTAG